The Tenebrio molitor chromosome 5, icTenMoli1.1, whole genome shotgun sequence genome has a segment encoding these proteins:
- the LOC138131494 gene encoding protein phosphatase 1L isoform X1, with amino-acid sequence MEDELDDKILYQTYVSHMRIMSRIAWGIPLNISPLAYTSHVWRLLKMYMLKPEILIFGTLVLFMLMYMQALDVWSRNLLGRLQYTINRGPKTKPEKLSLFSGGDPDRASWEMKVGPYAAYAVQGRRPKMEDRFVINDNINNTGVALFAVFDGHGGEFAANYAKEKLVQNLFNRVAEIKDLIAGKTVRTACDQEEEEKKDPEKPATPSLAERRKSFRKTSSTTDECIKGAKEITDTELLSKLDNMMRPITREVRPSSRPQSFKKAPSTNYFDKSGNVNYGKLLTDEVLAADQLLLETAKKSMDVAGTTALIAILEGSKLIVANVGDSRGVMCDSKGNVIPLSFDHKPQQMRERKRIKEAGGFVTFNGVWRVAGILATSRALGDYPLKDKKLVIADPDILTFDLKDHKPMFLILASDGLWDTFSNEEAINFIKERLNEPDYGAKSLTLQSYYRGSLDNITVIVINFKDNSFGFHTAEKSAA; translated from the coding sequence ATGGAAGACGAATTAGACGACAAAATCCTTTACCAAACGTACGTGTCCCACATGAGAATCATGTCCCGGATAGCCTGGGGCATTCCGTTAAACATCTCCCCGCTAGCGTACACCTCGCACGTGTGGAGACTGCTGAAAATGTACATGTTAAAGCccgaaatattaattttcgGCACCCTAGTCTTGTTCATGTTGATGTATATGCAGGCATTGGATGTATGGAGTCGTAATTTACTAGGGCGCCTCCAGTACACCATCAACCGGGGGCCCAAGACCAAGCCCGAGAAGCTGAGCCTGTTCAGCGGCGGCGACCCGGACAGGGCCAGCTGGGAGATGAAGGTGGGCCCCTACGCCGCCTACGCCGTCCAGGGCCGCCGCCCCAAAATGGAGGACCGCTTCGTCATCAACGACAACATCAACAACACCGGCGTGGCCCTGTTCGCGGTGTTCGACGGACACGGGGGCGAGTTCGCCGCCAACTACGCCAAAGAGAAGCTCGTCCAAAACCTGTTCAACCGCGTGGCGGAGATCAAGGACTTGATCGCGGGGAAGACCGTCCGGACCGCTTGCGACCAGGAGGAGGAGGAGAAGAAGGACCCGGAGAAGCCGGCGACCCCGAGTCTTGCCGAGCGCAGGAAGAGCTTCCGCAAAACCAGCTCCACAACGGATGAGTGCATCAAAGGTGCCAAAGAGATCACGGATACGGAACTGCTGTCCAAGCTGGACAACATGATGAGGCCCATCACGAGGGAGGTGCGCCCCTCGTCGCGCCCTCAATCCTTCAAGAAAGCCCCCTCCACTAACTACTTCGACAAGTCGGGCAACGTAAACTACGGCAAGCTGCTGACGGACGAGGTCCTGGCGGCGGACCAGCTGCTCCTCGAGACCGCCAAGAAAAGCATGGACGTGGCGGGAACCACCGCCCTGATCGCCATCCTGGAGGGGTCCAAGCTGATCGTGGCCAACGTGGGGGATTCCCGGGGGGTGATGTGCGACAGCAAGGGCAACGTCATCCCGCTGTCGTTCGATCACAAGCCCCAGCAGATGCGCGAGCGAAAGCGCATCAAGGAGGCGGGCGGATTCGTCACTTTCAACGGCGTCTGGAGGGTGGCCGGCATCTTGGCCACTTCCCGCGCCCTCGGGGATTACCCCCTCAAGGACAAGAAGTTGGTCATCGCCGACCCCGACATCCTCACCTTCGACTTGAAGGACCACAAACCGATGTTTCTGATTCTGGCGTCGGACGGGCTGTGGGACACGTTTTCGAACGAAGAAGCGATCAATTTCATCAAAGAACGACTGAACGAACCCGACTACGGTGCCAAAAGCTTAACTTTACAGTCATATTACCGCGGCTCTTTGGATAACATCACTGTCATCGTGATCAACTTTAAAGATAACTCTTTCGGCTTTCACACCGCCGAGAAGAGCGCCGCCTAG
- the LOC138131494 gene encoding protein phosphatase 1L isoform X2, giving the protein MRLFQSMATVSFKWRLQYTINRGPKTKPEKLSLFSGGDPDRASWEMKVGPYAAYAVQGRRPKMEDRFVINDNINNTGVALFAVFDGHGGEFAANYAKEKLVQNLFNRVAEIKDLIAGKTVRTACDQEEEEKKDPEKPATPSLAERRKSFRKTSSTTDECIKGAKEITDTELLSKLDNMMRPITREVRPSSRPQSFKKAPSTNYFDKSGNVNYGKLLTDEVLAADQLLLETAKKSMDVAGTTALIAILEGSKLIVANVGDSRGVMCDSKGNVIPLSFDHKPQQMRERKRIKEAGGFVTFNGVWRVAGILATSRALGDYPLKDKKLVIADPDILTFDLKDHKPMFLILASDGLWDTFSNEEAINFIKERLNEPDYGAKSLTLQSYYRGSLDNITVIVINFKDNSFGFHTAEKSAA; this is encoded by the exons ATGAGGTTATTTCAGTCGATGGCAACGGTCAGTTTTAAAT GGCGCCTCCAGTACACCATCAACCGGGGGCCCAAGACCAAGCCCGAGAAGCTGAGCCTGTTCAGCGGCGGCGACCCGGACAGGGCCAGCTGGGAGATGAAGGTGGGCCCCTACGCCGCCTACGCCGTCCAGGGCCGCCGCCCCAAAATGGAGGACCGCTTCGTCATCAACGACAACATCAACAACACCGGCGTGGCCCTGTTCGCGGTGTTCGACGGACACGGGGGCGAGTTCGCCGCCAACTACGCCAAAGAGAAGCTCGTCCAAAACCTGTTCAACCGCGTGGCGGAGATCAAGGACTTGATCGCGGGGAAGACCGTCCGGACCGCTTGCGACCAGGAGGAGGAGGAGAAGAAGGACCCGGAGAAGCCGGCGACCCCGAGTCTTGCCGAGCGCAGGAAGAGCTTCCGCAAAACCAGCTCCACAACGGATGAGTGCATCAAAGGTGCCAAAGAGATCACGGATACGGAACTGCTGTCCAAGCTGGACAACATGATGAGGCCCATCACGAGGGAGGTGCGCCCCTCGTCGCGCCCTCAATCCTTCAAGAAAGCCCCCTCCACTAACTACTTCGACAAGTCGGGCAACGTAAACTACGGCAAGCTGCTGACGGACGAGGTCCTGGCGGCGGACCAGCTGCTCCTCGAGACCGCCAAGAAAAGCATGGACGTGGCGGGAACCACCGCCCTGATCGCCATCCTGGAGGGGTCCAAGCTGATCGTGGCCAACGTGGGGGATTCCCGGGGGGTGATGTGCGACAGCAAGGGCAACGTCATCCCGCTGTCGTTCGATCACAAGCCCCAGCAGATGCGCGAGCGAAAGCGCATCAAGGAGGCGGGCGGATTCGTCACTTTCAACGGCGTCTGGAGGGTGGCCGGCATCTTGGCCACTTCCCGCGCCCTCGGGGATTACCCCCTCAAGGACAAGAAGTTGGTCATCGCCGACCCCGACATCCTCACCTTCGACTTGAAGGACCACAAACCGATGTTTCTGATTCTGGCGTCGGACGGGCTGTGGGACACGTTTTCGAACGAAGAAGCGATCAATTTCATCAAAGAACGACTGAACGAACCCGACTACGGTGCCAAAAGCTTAACTTTACAGTCATATTACCGCGGCTCTTTGGATAACATCACTGTCATCGTGATCAACTTTAAAGATAACTCTTTCGGCTTTCACACCGCCGAGAAGAGCGCCGCCTAG